The following are encoded in a window of Phragmites australis chromosome 22, lpPhrAust1.1, whole genome shotgun sequence genomic DNA:
- the LOC133904886 gene encoding chloride channel protein CLC-a-like, which produces MEEEQSPGVSREPTTSPGPVPEVECKHEDGVENPEDPESTSTGNGNGISSLEQPLLKRSTTLTASHLAIVGAKVSHIESLDYEIIENDLFKHDWRSRSNVEVLQYIFLKWAMAFLVGLLTGVIASLINLAIENISGLKMLHMVNLVREKRYWAGFFYFAGLNFALTFVAALLCVVFAPTAAGPGIPEIKAYLNGVDTPNMFGAPQLIVKIIGSIGAVSSGLDLGKEGPLVHIGACLANLLNQGGEGRWRLRWRWLRYFNNDRDRRDLITCGASSGVCAAFRSPVGGVLFALEEVATWWRSALLWRTFFSTATVVVVLRGFIEVCRNGRCGMFGEGGLIIFDVSDVTVPYHVGDLLPVTVVGVLGGLLGSLYNHVLHKVLRLYNLINAKGRMAKLALALAVCVFTSAGLYVLPFTVPCTPCDPAFGEACPTVGKSGNFKQFNCPAGYYNDLASLLHATNVDATSNIFSTGTSGEFRLDSLLIFFAIYCVLGLFTFGIAVPSGLFLPIILMGSAYGRILALVLDRFVHIDHGLYAVLGAAALMSGSMRMTVSLCVIFLELTNNLLLLPVTMFVLLIAKTVGDAFNPSIYEIILDLKGLPFLEPKPEPWMKDLTVGELAAAKPRAVTLQVVEKVSTIVEVLRSTSHNGFPVLDRPRPCVSELHGLVLRSHLVAVLKKRWFLPEKRRTEDWEARERFSSTELAEKAGKIDDVELTPEELDMYIDLHPFTNTTPYTVVETMSVAKAVVLFRSCALRHMLIIPKFQGPEISSIVGILTRQDLRAHNILGAFPHLANKRKAH; this is translated from the exons atggaggaggagcagagccCGGGGGTCTCCAGGGAGCCGACGACGTCGCCCGGTCCTGTGCCGGAGGTGGAATGCAAGCATGAGGATGGTGTGGAGAATCCGGAGGACCCGGAGAGCACCAGCACTGGCAACGGCAATGGCATCAGCTCCCTGGAGCAGCCGCTGCTGAAGCGGAGCACCACCCTGACGGCCAGCCACCTCGCCATCGTCGGCGCCAAGGTCTCGCACATCGAGAGCCTCGACTACGA GATCATTGAGAATGATCTGTTCAAGCACGATTGGAGGAGCCGATCCAACGTGGAGGTGCTGCAGTACATCTTCCTCAAGTGGGCCATGGCGTTCCTCGTTGGCCTCCTCACCGGCGTCATCGCGTCGCTCATCAACCTCGCCATTGAGAACATCTCCGGCCTCAAGATGCTTCACATGGTCAACCTCGTCCGGGAGAAGCGCTACTGGGCCGGCTTCTTCTACTTCGCCGGCCTCAACTTCGCGCTCACCTTCGTTGCTGCCCTGCTCTGCGTCGTCTTCGcccccaccgccgccggccccggcaTCCCCGAGATCAAGGCTTACCTCAACGGCGTTGACACGCCCAACATGTTTGGCGCGCCGCAGCTCATCGTCAAG ATCATCGGTAGCATCGGCGCTGTGTCGTCGGGGCTGGATCTCGGCAAGGAGGGCCCGCTGGTGCACATCGGCGCGTGCCTGGCGAACCTGCTCAACCAGGGCGGCGAGGGTCGCTGGCGGCTGCGGTGGCGGTGGCTGCGCTACTTCAACAACGACCGCGACCGGCGCGACCTGATCACGTGTGGCGCGTCGTCGGGGGTGTGCGCGGCCTTCCGCTCGCCCGTGGGCGGCGTGCTGTTCGcgctggaggaggtggcgacgTGGTGGCGGAGCGCGCTGCTGTGGCGCACCTTCTTCAGCACGGCCACCGTCGTGGTGGTGCTGCGGGGCTTCATCGAGGTGTGCCGCAACGGGCGGTGCGGCATGTTCGGCGAGGGCGGGCTCATCATCTTCGACGTCAGCGACGTCACCGTGCCGTACCACGTCGGCGACCTCCTCCCCGTCACGGTCGTCGGCGTGCTCGGCGGCCTCCTGGGCAGCCTCTACAACCACGTCCTCCACAAGGTGCTCCGGCTGTACAACCTCATCAACGCCAAGGGCCGGATGGCGAAGCTGGCGCTGGCGTTGGCCGTGTGCGTCTTCACGTCGGCGGGGCTGTACGTGCTGCCGTTCACCGTGCCGTGCACGCCGTGCGACCCGGCATTTGGCGAGGCGTGCCCGACGGTGGGGAAGTCTGGCAACTTCAAGCAGTTCAACTGCCCCGCCGGATACTATAACGACCTGGCGTCGCTGCTGCACGCCACCAACGTCGACGCCACCAGCAATATCTTCTCCACGGGTACCTCCGGTGAGTTCCGGCTCGACTCGCTGCTCATCTTCTTCGCCATCTACTGCGTGCTGGGGCTCTTCACCTTCGGCATCGCCGTGCCATCGGGGCTCTTCCTGCCCATCATCCTCATGGGCTCCGCCTACGGCCGCATCCTCGCGCTCGTGCTCGATCGCTTCGTGCACATCGACCACGGGCTCTACGCCGTACTAGGCGCCGCCGCGCTCATGTCGGGGTCCATGAGGATGACCGTCTCGCTCTGCGTCATCTTCCTCGAGCTCACCAACAACCTCCTCCTGCTCCCCGTCACCATGTTCGTGCTGCTCATCGCCAAGACCGTCGGCGACGCGTTCAACCCCAGCATCTACGAGATCATCCTCGACCTCAAGGGGCTGCCGTTCCTCGAGCCTAAGCCGGAGCCATGGATGAAGGACCTCACTGtcggcgagctcgccgccgccaagCCGCGCGCCGTCACGCTCCAGGTCGTCGAGAAGGTGTCAACCATAGTCGAAGTGCTGCGGTCCACCAGCCACAACGGGTTCCCCGTGCTGGACCGGCCGCGCCCGTGCGTGTCGGAGCTGCACGGGCTCGTGCTCCGGTCCCACCTCGTTGCCGTGCTCAAGAAGCGGTGGTTCCTGCCGGAGAAGAGGAGGACGGAGGATTGGGAGGCCAGGGAGCGGTTCTCGTCGACGGAGCTCGCAGAGAAGGCCGGGAAGATCGACGACGTGGAGCTGACACCGGAGGAGCTTGACATGTACATTGACCTCCACCCGTTCACCAACACCACGCCGTACACCGTCGTCGAGACCATGTCGGTGGCCAAGGCCGTCGTGCTCTTCCGGAGCTGCGCGCTCCGGCACATGCTCATCATCCCAAAGTTCCAAGGCCCTGAG ATATCTTCAATTGTGGGGATCCTGACAAGGCAGGACCTGAGGGCACACAACATCCTGGGTGCATTTCCTCACCTGGCAAACAAAAGGAAAGCACACTGA